ACTCTCAGGTAACACAAAAGAAGAAGTTATTAACCAAATGGTGGATCTTTTTGCTGAAGATCCTCGTGTAAACGATCTCGAAAAAGTAAGAACTTCAGTTTTTGAGAGAGAGAAAATAATATCAACGGGAATTGGCAAAAACTTTGCACTTCCTCACGGCAAGACAGACGCAATAACGGAGATTCTCTGTGCATTTGGCAAGGCTTCGCACCCTGTGGAGTATAATGCGCACGATGGTCAGCCCGTTCACCTTGTTTTTCTTCTCGTGGGGAAGGAAAATCTCGTCAGCCTTCACATCAAACTTCTTAGCAGGATATCAAGGATGATGACCAAGGATGAGTTCCGTCGTAAACTGATGGAAGCCAAAACTTCTGACGAAATAATGAACATCTTCAATACCGAAGAAGAAACCTACTACGAAAACCTGTAATCTGACAGAAAACTGATGCCTTTACGCAAGCAAGAGGGTGTCCCCAAGATACCCAAAACAAGAAAAAAGACCATCGACAAGATGATGAATACCACCCCTGTGAAAACAGAGGATTCCATCGAGTACAAAGCGATGGTATATTACTTCTTCGACAAAGTTCAGAAAAAACAGTTCTATGTACTGACAATCATGACGGTAAAAGAGTTTGTTTATCTGAACTATGAGATATCGGTGGATGTCAGGAAGGTCAGAAACACTATTGATGTCAGCCTGCTTGGTCTTAACACCCGGCAGGCTTATCATGTTCAGGCGGGTCCCGCTCGCGTAGACCTCTTTTTTGAAGACCTTTTCGGTAAACACACATTCAATGTTATCAAACAGGACGGCAGTATAAACTCCATTTCGGTTGATTTTAATATCTACAAAAAGGAAATGCTGCTGGTTGAAGAGTCGATGCCTGACAAGAAAAACAACAGACTTTTCTGCGGGTTCCGGCTTGCTCCCGAGTTAAACACTTTTGAAGAGGTTGACAGATAGATGTATCCTGAAATATTGACAATCGGACCCTTTACAGTCCACAGTTACGGCTTGATGCTCGGAATTTCCTTCATTGTCGCAAGCTGGATGCTCTCGAAGGAATTTGAAAGAAGGGGAGTTGATACCAATTTTGCAACTGAAATTACACTTCTCGCCATCGTCTTTGGTGTGGCAGGAAGCAAGCTTTTTCACCTCCTGGCTAATCCCGGTGAATTCAGAACTGACCCGGTAGCTGCGATTTTTTCCCCCGGCGGACTCACATTCCACGGTGGCCTCCTTCTTGCAATGCTTGCAATATTTCTCAGGATGAAACAAAAGAAAATCCCCTTCCTTTTTGTGGCTGATGCAGTTGCCCCGGCACTCGCTCTCGCATACGGAATCGGAAGAATCGGCTGTCACCTCGCAGGTGACGGTGACTACGGTCTGCCAACCGACCTGCCTTGGGGTACCAACTATGAAAACGGTATTGTAAAACCTTCATTGATGTTCCTCGGAACAGAGGTGGGTAAAGCCTTCCCCGGTGGAATGGTGCCCGATAATACCCCTCTGCACCCGACCCCGATCTATGAATTTCTTTTGATGTGTGTTTTGTCATTCGGTTTGTGGAAACTAAGAACAAAAGACTGGCCGACAGGTAAGCTTTTTTCAATCTATCTCATTTTTGCCGGTCTCGAAAGATTCATGATTGAGTTTATCAGACTGAATCCAAGATTGTTTCTCGGACTCAGTGAAGCTCAACTCGTGGCTCTTGGTCTCTTTTTTGCCGGTGCATGGGGCTTCTACTATTACACCTGGCAGAATCCGGATAAACCAAGGTTTGTTCCGCCCGATTCTCTAAAACCGAAAAAAGAAGAAAAACAAGCGGCAAAGAAAACCAAAAAGTGAGCGAGTCGATCGTAATAGCGGGCAGAAAACCCGTTTTGGAAGCTCTTAAAGCGACTGCCAAAGTTGATATTGTCTTTTTTCAAAGGGGTATCAAAGGCGAACTCTTAAAGGAAATCTCTGAACTCGCAGGTAAAAAACGGATTCAGGTCTCGGAAATAGACCCCAAGAAATTCGCCGATCTTACCCGCGGACATGAAACCACCCAGGGAGTCGCTGCAAAGGTTCAGGCATTTCAGACAGTTGCACTTCAGGAACTGATTTCGTTCTCCCTAAAAAGAAACAAACTCCTTCTCGCACTCGATTCCGTGCAGGATCCCCACAATCTCGGTGCCATCATCCGGTCTGCAGAGTGTGCTGGTGTTGACGGAATCATAGTCACAAAACATGGAAGTGCCCCCTTAAACATCACCGCATTCAAAACCTCGGCAGGTGCAGCCGCACATATGAAAATTGCAGAAGTGAACAACCTCGTGACTGCCATCGAAGAGTGTCAGAAAGCAGGCTTTTGGTCTGTCGGACTCGCCCTCGAAGACACTCCGCACAAACCCAAAATTGACTACACATCCCCCCTCCTCATAATCTCCGGAAATGAAGAAAAAGGCATCCGCCGCCTCGTAAAAGACAAATGCGACTTCATCGTAACCATCCCCATGCTTGGAAAAATTCAATCCCTCAATGTATCCGTCGCTACAGGCGTCACCCTCTTCAATATCCTCAGAGAAAGAGGAATTTGGTAGAAGGCTGAATAACGAGGGCTGAATATTTGAAGGCTGACGGCTGAAATTTTGAAGGATGAATAACGAGGGCTGAATATTTGAAGGCTGACGGCTGAAAAATCAATAGCCTGGGAATTCATTCCCAGGAAACTTGACGATATCCACAACCTTAGGCTACAGAAAAGGAGCGACAATCGTCTCGATTGTCCTACCGACAAAATTGAGCCCTTTGGGCGACATATTTTGAACACGATAATCATGATAAGAAAGAATTCTAAGAATAAAGCCCTTGTGGCGACATGTGGAAACAGCTATGATCTATGAACTACTAGCTATGAACTGGAGCAGATGAGCCCTTTGGGCGACATATGGGGAAAGCTATGATCTATGAACTATTAGCTATGAACTGAAGCAGATTAGCCCTTTGGGCGACATGTGGGTAGAACTCCCGCGACTAATATCAAAAGAGCCCTTTGGGCGACATGTGGATAGAATCAAAAAAATAATACCTTATACCTAATCCCTAATACCTGAATAAAGCCCTTTGGGCGACATATGGATAGAATAAATTCCTGCCGACAAATTTAACGCCTCTTACACCCCCTCCATCTCGCAGAATCGGCAATATTCCGAAAAACTTATAATAATTTCGGAATAGAATCCGAAAAACTTATAATAATTTCGGAATAAAATCCGAAAAACACATAATAATTTCGGAATAGAATCCGAAAAACACAATTTAACTGCCGATGGAGAATAAAACAGACTTCAATCTGATGATTATTTGATCCCTGTGGCGAAATGATTTGAACACGATATTCATGATGAGAAAGAATTCTAAGAATAAGGCCCTCTGGGCGGCATGTGGAAACAGCTATGATCTATGAACAATTAGCTATGAGTTGGAGCAGATGAGCCCTCTGGGCGGCATGTGGATAGAATCAAAAAATAATACCTTATACCTAATCCCTAATACCTGAAAAAGCCCTTTTGGCGAAATATGGGTAGAAGATCCCGGCATTTTCGGCAGGACAAAAGTGAGTTATTAGTTTTGAGTTATGACTTATGAATTATTCCTGGCATTTTCGGCAGGACAATCGAGACGATTGTCGCTCCTTTTCTGAAGTTTAAGTTGTGGATAGTGTCGAGTTCCCCGGGAATGAATTCCCAAGCTATTGGTTTTCATACCTCCAAATTCATCCGTCGATTTTCAGCCTTCAAAAATTCATCCCTCTGCCTTCAAATTTTTAGCTTTCAAAAATTCATCCCTCAGCCTTCAAAAATTCATCCTTCAAAAATCCATCCTTCTGCCTTCAAATTTTCATCCTTCGTTTTCCAGTTTTTCCACGAGGAGTTTCACATATCTGAAGTCGTCGAGGGCATTCCAGTGTTTCATGAAGACGGAACGGAGTGCTGAGAAGTTTTCGTTGTCGGGATTTATCAGTCCGGGGATGGCACGGGCAGCAATCTCGGCGGATGTGACGAATTTTGAGATGATGAACTCTGCTTCGGGGTTTTCGACGGAGAGTTTTTGATAAATTGCGAGATTAGCGTTGTTGATCTCTTTTGCTGAAGTGGCTTTATTGGCGTAGAAGGTACAGATATCGAGGTCGGGTCTGTTGAAATTTTTGAATTTGTCCGATTCTTCGATGAGGGAATGAAATTTGTTTGCCGATGCTATCGAGAGATTGAGGAGTTGTCCCAGTCCGGAGGCAACGGGAGGCATCACCTTATATGTCAGGTAACAGGCTGCGGCCATTGATCCGGGCCTGCTTCCTTCAAGAGAAAACATTCCAATGTTTGGTTTGTCGGTTTTATGATATGTGTAGGGAGCCGTGTTTGAGAGGGTACCTCTCAGAGCCTCATCCTTGTAGATAACGGCACCGGCGCCATATTGCATAAAACCCTGTTTGTGCGGGTCGATGGTAATTGAATCAGCTTCTGCAAAATGCTTCATTTGGGTGTATGAATGGAGCGAAATGTCTCCTTCAGGATTGAACGGCAGAAGATTGAAGTCATCATCGAGGATGCACGATCTGAAAAATCCACCATAGGCTGCGTCGATGTGGAGATGGAAATTGTATTTCTTTTTCAGTTCGAGAATGCCTTCGATGTCGTCAGCGGTTCCTGCGCCTGTGGAGCCAAAATTGGCGATAACCATCAGTGGTTTGCTGCACTTCTTCAGGGCGTCTTCGAGGGAGTTGAGGTTCATTCTAAAATTTCCGTCAACCGCCACTTCCTCATAGGAGTCGATGCTCAAGATTTTACAGATTCTTTTCCATGAGTAGTGTGACACTTCCGAAAAGAAGACCCTTCCGTTTCCGTAATGATCGCGGGCAGCCCAAAGGGCTTCGGTATTTGCAAGTGAGCCGCCGCTAGCGAGATGCCCCCAACCGGTTTTGAATCCGCACATTTTCAGAAGTGTATCCGTTACTTCCAGTTCCATCTCCGTGGTTACGGGACCTCCCTCCCAGGCATGATTATTCGGATTTGAGAGGATAAACGCCAGATACCCAAGAACAGAGGGGATTGTAGGGTCTTTCAGCATCTGAGCTGAATAGCGGGGATGGAAATAAGGGAGATTTTTCTTCTGAAGTTCGAGAAATTTATTCAGTTCTGAAATCAATGACTGCGATGCCTGTGACTCCGTAAAAAGGGATGTGTCTTCAGGGAAGGCGGATTTTCTTATCGCATCGTGACTGTCCACCACTTTGAGGAGGAGCTCCTTGAAAAGGGGTGTGTTTTCGCCTTTCGGTCCAAGAAACATTCCGAGCAGATCATTGATTTCGTTTTTCATCATTTCGCCAGTTTGAATTTTGCATAGATTGCGAAATGGTCGCTGTAACCGCCGAAATATTTTTTCCCGCCGAAAGTGGGGAGTGAAGAACCCTCGTACTTTCCCCCTTTTTGCTGAATAAATTCGGGGTTAAAAATGGTATATGAGTCGCAGATATATCCGTTATTTGCAAGATTTCCCGAGATGATCATCTGGTCAATCATGTTCCACTGCCCCTGATATTTGTAGGAGCCTTCACCCTTGCTTTTCTTTGTGGCAGCGATATTGTATAGCTGATCGCCTTTTACGGGTGACTCGACGGGGCATTTGAGTTCGGGTGCCTGCAGGTTTTCAACGATTGATTTGTCGGCTGGCTCGTCATTAAAATCGCCCATTATGATAATATTTGCCGACGGATCATCTTTCAGAACTTTATCCGTTTCCGTTTTAAGGCGAAGAGCGGCTGCAATTCTGTTCACTTCCGACTCATCAGAACCGCCTCTTCTTGAGGGCCAGTGGTTCACAAAAAAGTGGATCGTTTTTCCGTTTTCTGCGAGAAGTGCAGCATGGAGTATGGAGCGGGTTGGCCATTTGTTCGGCAGAGTTACCACAGCCGTATCTGATTTCACCGTAGTGAAGAGGGCCCTGTTGTAGACGAGCGCCACATCGATACCCCTTCCGTCAGGAGATTCATAATGAATTATCTCGTAATTCTTGCCGGATTTAAGATTGGAGAGGAGATCACGAATCACCCCAAGGTTTTCGACTTCGACGAGTCCGAGTACATCGGGACCTTTGCCGTCGTTCATAGCATCGATAACGCGGGCGAGATTTTTCAGTTTGGTTGTATATTTTTCAGTATCCCACTTTGATTCCCCTGTCGGAAGGAACTGTGCATCATCAATTGCAGGATCATCAATTGTGTCGAAGAGATTTTCCACATTGTATGATGCCACAAAAATTGATTTTTCACCACTTTGGCTTGCAGCGGAAAAGTGAACCAAAAACAGGAGAGCAAAGAATATTTTGAGAGTTTTCATTTTTCTTAAAATTTATTGAATAAAGTGTTTAAATATAATCTTTTCCAAAATTCCCGATTTGGTTAAAATTGTTACAGTTGAATGTAATACAAGGAATCAAGGGAAGTTGTTTCATATATTTGAGAACAAAAATTTAAAGAAGTTTATGGCAAGAAGTTTACTGGTAACCACTCCCATGGGGCTTTACTCTCCTCAGGGGGATTTTTATGTTGACCCCCACGGTTATGTTGACAAAGCTATAATATCACATGGTCACAGCGATCATGCGAGAAAGGTGGTCAGGAATTTCCTTGCTCATAAAGATTCGCGACAGATTCTAAGAACCAGACTCGGCAGTGACATTTCGCTTGAAACACTCGAATACGGGGAAGAAATCAAGATAAATGGAGTAACCGTTTCTCTTCATCCGGCGGGTCACCTCCTGGGATCATCCCAGATCAGACTTGAATACAAGGGAAATGTAACTGTGTTCACTGGGGATTTTGGCACCACGGAAAATCCAACCTGTGCCCCGTTTGAACCCGTGAAATGTGATACTTTTATTACCGAATCGACTTTTGCCCTGCCGATTTACGACTGGGACGATCCAAAAAACATCTCGAGTCAGATTAATGAGTGGTGGGTGAGGAACAAAAGAGATAGAATAACCTCCCTCCTTTTGGGTTACTCACTCGGTAAGGCACAGCGGTTACTGGCATCGCTAAACCCCGAAATTGGAAAAATTTATGTCTCCAGTCCTGTAGAGGAGATGAATCGGTGCTACCGTGAGGCGGGTATAAATCTGCCCGATACGCTTCCTGTTGAGAAACTGATTGGTAACCGGATTGAACCCGGAGGCATCATGGTTGCACCTCAGGCAAACGGTTCAGAAGAATGGCTTGCCGCAACCGGAGAATATACCACTGCTTTTGCTTCAGGTTGGATGATGGTTCGGGGAAGACGACGGATGGGGAACATCGGGCGGGGGTTTGTTCTTTCAGATCATGCCGACTGGAAAGGGCTTCTTCGGGCTGTGGAAGCAACTGATGCTGAAAAGATATTGGCAACTCACGGATTTTCGCAGCAGTTCACCCGCTACCTCAGAGAGAAGGGATATGACGCTGAGCCGTTGGAGACAGCCTTTGCCGGTGACACGGGGTATGTAAGGGAGGTGATGGAATGAGAGAGTTTGCAGAACTTTTCAGAGACCTCGAAGAGACCACAAGCAGCAACGGAAAGCAGGAAGCCCTTTTAAAATTTTTTTCCACAGCTCCCGAAAAAGATCAGATTTATGTAATTGCCTTCCTTTCAGGGAACAGGCCCAAAAGAGCAGTTAAAGTTACTGACATGAGAGCCTGGGGAGCGGAGGCGGCCGCAATTCCCCTTTGGTTGTTCGAGGAGTGCTATGAAAATGTCGGCGATCTGGCAGAAACCATTTCACTGCTGGTAAAAGGAAGCGGGACGGGGAGCAGGAAAAGTCTATCGGATTGGGTGGAGGAGGTGATACTTCCATTGGGCAAAATGACACTTGAGGAGCAAAAGGAAGTCCTTCTTACAGCATGGGAGTCGCTTGGGAGTGACGAGAGATTTGTTTTTACAAAGCTGATATCCGGCGGATTTCGGATCGGTGTCTCCACACAAACCATCGTGAAGGCTCTTTCGGCTCATACAGGGATCGACCAAAATGTCCTGACACACCGCCTGATGGGGAAGTGGCAGCCAACTCTTGAGTTTTACAGATATCTTGTTTCAAAAAATGAAGAGACTGAGGATATCAGCAAACCATATCCTTTCTGTCTGGCAAATCCTCTTGATGTTCCTCGCGAAAGCCTGGGAGACTCCGGACTTTGGCTTGCAGAATGGAAATATGACGGAATCAGGGCTCAACTAATAAAAAGGAGGGGTGAAATCTTCATCTGGTCCAGGGGAGAGGAGATAATTAATGATCAGCTCCCTGAGATAGTTGAATCGGCGAAATCACTCCCTGACGGGGTTGTTCTCGACGGTGAATTACTGATATGGGAAGACAATTCTCCGCAGTCCTTTGCCAAAATGCAAAAAAGGATCGGGAGGAAAACCGTCTCGCAGAAAATGATGAAGGAATATCCCGTAACATTTCTTGTTTTTGATATTCTTGAGCTGTCAGGTCAGGATATAAGAAGCATAAAACTCGCAGAAAGAAGAGAAAAACTTGAGGTACTTCTTAAGGGGGGTGGTTCAGGCAGGCTTATTCTTTCACCGTCGATTCAATTTTCTGATTTTGAAGAACTGGAGGAAATTCGTTCCCGTTCCCGTGAAAGATCGTTTGAAGGGGTGATGTTGAAACGGTTAGATTCCGTTTATCAGACAGGCAGAAAAAGAGGTGACTGGTGGAAATGGAAAGTTGATCCCTGGACTGTAGATGCCGTCTTGCTCTATGCCCAGGCGGGTCACGGAAGGCGGGCAGGGCTTTTTACCGACTACACCTTTGCAGTTTGGGATCACGGGAGGCTGGTTCCGTTTGCAAAAGCATATTCGGGACTCACAGATGAGGAAATTGTTGAAGTTGACAGATTTGTGAAGCAAAATACTATCGAAAAATTTGGTCCTGTCAGGTCAGTCACTCCAAAACTTGTTTTTGAGATAGCATTTGAAGGGATTCAACTTTCGAGCCGTCACAAATGTGGGGTAGCTGTCAGGTTTCCCAGAATAAAAAGGTGGAGGAAGGATCTCTCGATAAAAGATGCGGATTCCCTTGATCAATTAAAAAAAATTGTAACTCCGGGAACTATGTAGTAACATTATATGTTTTAACATATATTACACAATTACAAAATGTTAATTACTCACACACCCATCAAAAATGGAGATACAAAAATGAGAAGAACACTTCTTTCATTGGCACTGGCAGTAATGCTTACAGGTGCATCATTTGCTCAGTCATCATGGTCATTTGATAAAACACACTCAAAAATCGGTTTCAGCGTTGAATACATGTTAATCACGGATGTTGACGGATATTTCAAAAAATTTGACGGATCGGTCACAACCGCAAAAGATGATTTTGTGGGTGCTTTGGTCAGTTTTACCGTTGATGCAAGCAGCGTTGATACAGATGAACCCAAAAGAGATGAGCATTTAAGAAGCGAAGACTTTTTTTACACACAAAAATTTCCTAATTTTACATTTAAAAGTACTTCGATGACGAAAGTAAGTGGAAACAACTACAAACTCATTGGAAATCTTACGATGAGAGGTGTAACAAAATCAGTTACTCTTACCGGTACTTTCGGCGGTGTGAAAAAAGATCCATGGGGAAACACAAAAGCCGGATTTAAGCTCACCGGTACGGTAAACAGAAAAGATTTTGGCATTAACTGGAGCAAAGCCCTCGATGGTGGCGGTTTTGTTGTCGGTGATGATGTAACATTAAACATAAATGTAACACTCATTAAAAAATAAATTATGCGCTTAGAAGAAGAGATCAAACAGAAAAAATTCAAAGACGAATACCAGAAAGCGGTTGTAAATCTGATTTACACCAACAACTGGCTCGTGGCGAAACATTCTCCCATAATGCGGAAATTCGGGCTTACTGTGCAACAGTATAACATCCTTCGCATTCTGAGGGGGCAGTACCCGAATCCGGCAACAGTAAATCTGTTGAAAGAAAGAATGCTCGACAAGATGTCTGATGCTTCCAGACTTGTAGACAGGCTACTGGAGAAGGGATTGCTCATGAGAAAGTCTTGTGAAATCGACAGACGAAGGGTGGACATAACCATAACTCAGGAAGGTCTGGACATACTTTCGAAGATTGATGTAGCAGAGGAACAGATGTATAAACATCTGAAAAATATCACTCTGGAGGAAGCCACAATTCTTAATGATCTCCTCGATAAGCTAAGAGGCTAATAACCATTCTGCAAGGCTGTTTTCACAAGTTGAGAGCAGCCTTTTCAATTTCAACCCGCCCTTTCCCCGTTTCATCGTAAAAATTATCTTTTTTAACGAATCGTTAAATAATACGAATAACAATTTTATTATGTTTATTTAAGAAATTTGACATTTTATAGATCCTCAAGAACAGTTGTTCTTTAGTCTTGCATAAAAAAAATGGAGATCAGGTCATGAAAAACCTTGTAACACTTTTAATCGCAATACTGTTGGTGGTTCCGGCCGGAGCACAGACAATAGTATACAAGACGCTCGGTACATGGAACAGCGATGGCGTTCCCAACTATCTTGAGCCGATAGGTGATGTGATCCCACAATCGCTTCTTAACAGAATAAACGCGACACTTCCGGAGTCTGTGAGACTCCCTTCGAGTCACCCTGAATTTTTGAACGACACAATACAAACCAATCTTTACATTCTTCAGGAATCAGATGTCTGGGTTACTTTCGTATCTGAAGGAGCAGGATATAAAAACGCTCTCGGATTTTACACTTATAATGTAAACACTCCTCCCCAGACCGTGAATGATATCATGAATACCATGACACTAATTTTCCCGAACTCCTCTGCCAAAAATTCGGGTGGTGGACTTGTAGCCGGAAATAAAGTGAAAATCGGTAGATTCCAGCCCGGAACGGTTATAGGATGGTTTGTCGTTGCAGACGGCTTCAGATCACCGAATGTGACTCAGGGAAACTGGATAAACTATTCGAACAGAAATTTAAACTGGGCACCAACTCCCGACCTTCGTCAGCACAATGTTCTGCTGAACGACTTGAATTCAGGCAGAATCGTACTGGCATTTGAGGATATTTCCCGTTACCGTGGTGGTGATCAGGATTTCAATGATGTGGTTTTCTATGCAACAGCCAATCCGCCAAGTGGAGTAAGCTACACAAACATCCCTTTGATCAGCAACCCCACAGGCGCAACAGTTGCCAATCTTAAACTGACGAAAACTGTTGATAAGGCTAATCCGTCAGACAACGAGATTGTTAATTTCACAATTACGGCAACAAATCTTGGTACCGATGGTGCCACGAATGTTGTGTTAAAAGATGTGTTGCCAAAAGGTATCAAGTATCAGGGCCACTCTGTTAGCACAGGAGCATATGACACAGCAACCGGACTTTGGAGGATTGCATCACTCGCGATAAATGCCACTGCAACCCTTACACTTCAGGGCAAGGTATCGATAAAATCGATCAGCCAGGCGGCATTTGATCTCGGTCCCGCAAAAGATTTTAACATCTTCACGCTTGGTGATCTTACACAGCCTTCCGCAGATTCAGAGGGGAAAGTAGCCGTCGGGAAAAACGCATATTTTGCAAGTTATTCACTCGGTGATCTTCTTCCTGCTTCGGGTGGAACTGCTGATGTACTGATAGTAGGAAACAATCTGATGTTCATCAGCGGCAATGTTACAGGCGGTAATGTGGTTTACGGTGGCACTTCCAACCTTCCGATAAGTCAGGTCTCAATTATCGATGGTACTGTAAGAAAAGACAGTGTAATAAATTTCCTCGCAGCCGGGGCATATCTCAATTCCCTGTCAGCTTCGTTGTCGGCATATCACACAACCGGAACGATTACATACAACAGCAGTGGAATTCAGCTTTACGGCTATAATCCTTTCCTTAATGTCTTCAACATTTCGGGAAAAACCCTTTCAAACTGCACGAACTTTACAATTAATGCTCCGAATGGTGCAGTAGTACTGGTGAATGTTGACTCATCCGATGTCAAGTGGTCGGGCGATGTCATCGTAAACGGTACCGCACACAGCAATGTACTCTACAATTTCCACGATGCCTTGAATCTCAAGATCAGTTTCATCGATGTCAGAGGTTCCATTCTTGCTCCAAAAGCTCACCTTGATTTCCCTTCAGGTGTGATTAACGGACAGGTGATTGTTAGAGAGATGTACGGTTCGGGACAGTTCAACTCAGCCGCAAATCAGACAAATTATTTTAACGGCACACTTCCTGTTACCCGTGACATTCTCAATTCTGCAGAAGTGGTGTCGATGGATCAGACTGATCTGGACACAACAAACAATTACGCTTCGGCAATGATTACCCTTGCAGGTTATGGCGACCCGGGACAGACCGGAAGTGTTAACTG
The nucleotide sequence above comes from Ignavibacteria bacterium. Encoded proteins:
- a CDS encoding choice-of-anchor A family protein — translated: MKNLVTLLIAILLVVPAGAQTIVYKTLGTWNSDGVPNYLEPIGDVIPQSLLNRINATLPESVRLPSSHPEFLNDTIQTNLYILQESDVWVTFVSEGAGYKNALGFYTYNVNTPPQTVNDIMNTMTLIFPNSSAKNSGGGLVAGNKVKIGRFQPGTVIGWFVVADGFRSPNVTQGNWINYSNRNLNWAPTPDLRQHNVLLNDLNSGRIVLAFEDISRYRGGDQDFNDVVFYATANPPSGVSYTNIPLISNPTGATVANLKLTKTVDKANPSDNEIVNFTITATNLGTDGATNVVLKDVLPKGIKYQGHSVSTGAYDTATGLWRIASLAINATATLTLQGKVSIKSISQAAFDLGPAKDFNIFTLGDLTQPSADSEGKVAVGKNAYFASYSLGDLLPASGGTADVLIVGNNLMFISGNVTGGNVVYGGTSNLPISQVSIIDGTVRKDSVINFLAAGAYLNSLSASLSAYHTTGTITYNSSGIQLYGYNPFLNVFNISGKTLSNCTNFTINAPNGAVVLVNVDSSDVKWSGDVIVNGTAHSNVLYNFHDALNLKISFIDVRGSILAPKAHLDFPSGVINGQVIVREMYGSGQFNSAANQTNYFNGTLPVTRDILNSAEVVSMDQTDLDTTNNYASAMITLAGYGDPGQTGSVNWQPAQPSGLTDMVWVSTWDNSGNILAGTWGGKILKSTDNGVTWERINPTMNVGYLWDIDVVGSTIYASTELGVFKSTDNGATWNITGMVNKDVRSLTIKNSVLYAGTWGEGVFKSTNGGTTWSQTNAGLQSTAVTAMLTASNGTIYAGTFNGGLYKSDDNGASWSKTTLNYQFIWSLGQSANGRIYAGTYGGGVYRSIDNGTTWYAINNNLTATHIYSIVTDPQNHVFVSGWGAGVFTLNTGSMDAMTDDWNYMGMGGLEVSSIIINPTSGSLLAFTSAGGLYINNSPTTSIGTEKEILNPEVFSLSQNYPNPFNPSTTIGFNLPEASEVTLKVYDVTGREVALIAEGSFAKGSHKVSFDARSLTSGIYFYRIQAGSFVETKRAVLLK